The DNA region TGACCCACTTCCATGTGCGCAAGGCGATCGACCCGAGCATTCGCGCGTTGATGCCCGACCCGTCACCCGGTGCGATGACGCCGGCCCGCATGGCGCCCGGATACGTGCTGCCGTCGGATGCGCGGCGCCGCCAGTTGCAGGATGCCCTCGACGCGTTGCTGCGCGCGTCGTACGCCGACGGCCTGGCCCCGCCGGTGCACCTGCGGGTGGGCCTGGTCGATCTCACGGGCGTGCGCTACCACGCGCCGGTGTTCGCCGGGCACTGGGCATGGGGCGGGAGTGCGGCGCTGGAGGCGGGCAGTCTTGCCAAGATCCTGCCGCTCTACGCGCTGTACCAACTGCGCTTCGACCTCGACACGACCGCCGCGCAGCAGGGCATCACGACCGGCAAGGCGCTGCTCGCGTTCATGAAAGCTGAGTGGAAGCGCCAGGGGCTCGTCGATGCCCCCGACGTGCCGGCGCTGTTCACGTTCGCCGGGCGTTCCGGCGACCCCGTGGTCGCCAGACTCCGGCAGGTGCACGACGTGCACCACAATCACGTCGCCCGGAACCTCATCGTGATGCTCGGCTTCCCGTACATCGGGTCGGTGGCGCTGCAGTCCGGACTCTTCGACCCCGCGCACGGTGGACTGTGGCTCAACGCGGCGTACAACGAGCCCGCGCTCACGTGGACGACGAGTCCGTTCCCGAAGCAGCACCGGCACAACGCGACGGCGCTGGCGACCGCCACGTACTTCACGCTGCTCGCCCAGGGCCGCCTGGTGAACGAGGCCACCTCGGCAGAGATCCGCAAGGTGCTCGGGATGCGGCTGTGCATGGGCAACGGCCCGCTCGACGGCATCCGCGGGCTCGGCGGCGCCGTGAACCCCGTTGCCAACAAGTGCGGGTTGTTGAAGCCCTTCTACCACGAGGGCTGCCACGTCATCCGCCGTGCTTCCGGGGGGCGCACGCTCTCGTATGCCCTGGCCATGCTCACCAAGCGGCCGCCGAACCTCGATCTCAAGGAACTCGGGCGGAACATCGACGCGCTGGTGGACGCCGCCAACCCGTGAGGGGAGATGCCTTCGCCGTCCCTGACGGAACCAAGGGACGAGGGACGAGCGACCAGTCACAAGGGAGGCGAGGGACAAGGGAACGGGACGACCAGAGACGAGGGAAGAGACGGGCCGTTCGCGACGTCCGGCGGTTCCGACGAGCGCCAGACTGTTCCCTGGTCCCGACGCGTCCTTGTCCCAGTCCCTTGCCGTCCTGGTGACTTGCGTCCCTGTCCCTTGTCCCTGGTTCTGCCGGGAACGGGACCATGCCGTGTCCGGTCACACGATGCGCCAGACGACGACGTCGCCGGTGCGTGCGACGCACGCGCACTGGCGCTCAAGGGCGTCCATCAGCGCCGGGTACGTCCCGGTGAACCAGAAGGCCGGCCATCCCAGCACGAAGTACTCGAGGCCTTCCGCGCGCGCTCGTGCCAGTTCCTCGCAGGCGTGTGCGTCGTCTGCCGGCGGACCCCAGTACGTCCCGTCGCGCTGCGTGAAGGGCACCGGTGTGCGGTCGGGCGCGAAGTCCCGACCGAAGGCATCGAGGTCGGCGAGCACGAACCGGGCACCCTCGGGGATGCAACCGAGGATGGTCCTTTGCGCCGCGAGCCAGCGGTGCATCCATTCGTTGGCGTGAGGGAAAGGCACGGGCGGATTCGGCGTCGGTACGCCGAGGAACGGGCACAGCGCGTCCCAACCGTCGCCTGCCGCCACGTCCATCACGAGGAGGTCATCGGGCCGGCCGGCGAAGTAGGCGAGCACGCCGGCGCGATGCTGCGCATACGCGCGCGCGAAGCGATCGCGATCGAACTCCACCGCGCCGTACACCACCCCGCTGATGAACTCCTGGAAGCGGCGGAAGTCTTCGGCGCGCTGCCACCAGTCCATCATCAGCTGCCAGTGCAACTCCACCGAGCGCAGCCAGGCGCCCTCTTCCCGCACCGTGAGGATGAACTTGCTGCCCGGGTAGGCCGCGTCCAGCTGCGCGTAGTACGGCGCCACGGGGATGTCGACGGCGGCGTCGTAGGACGCCATCACCGTCAACGAGGTGCAACCCGCGCGCAGTTCGCGCAGCGTCGTCGCATCGGACGGGTAGTGGATCGTACGGATGCCGAGCAGGGTGAGCGCCTCGGCGAGGCTAGAGGTGCCGGTCTTGCTCAGGCCGAGGCCGAACACCTTGCGATTCACGACGCGGCTCCCGAAGCGTTCGCCCGCCCGATCGGCGCGGGCGTCGCGCCGAGCAGCGCCTGCGCCAACTGCGCGCCCACCACGGGCAGCGCGAAGGCGCGCTCGATCCGTTCCCTCGCCCGGAGGGCCATGCGCTCGCGCCGAGGGTCGTCGCGGAGCAGTTCGACGAGCGCCGTCGCCAGTGCCGGCGGGTCGCCGGGCTCGACGAGCATCCCGCCTTGGTCTGTC from Luteitalea sp. TBR-22 includes:
- a CDS encoding sulfotransferase family protein; protein product: MNRKVFGLGLSKTGTSSLAEALTLLGIRTIHYPSDATTLRELRAGCTSLTVMASYDAAVDIPVAPYYAQLDAAYPGSKFILTVREEGAWLRSVELHWQLMMDWWQRAEDFRRFQEFISGVVYGAVEFDRDRFARAYAQHRAGVLAYFAGRPDDLLVMDVAAGDGWDALCPFLGVPTPNPPVPFPHANEWMHRWLAAQRTILGCIPEGARFVLADLDAFGRDFAPDRTPVPFTQRDGTYWGPPADDAHACEELARARAEGLEYFVLGWPAFWFTGTYPALMDALERQCACVARTGDVVVWRIV